The Kribbella amoyensis genomic sequence GTGCCCGCGTGTCCGGCTTCAAGCCGCCCAAGCTGGACGGCCGGATCAGGGATCTGCGGCTGTCGAACGGCAGGCTGTGGATCGCCGGTCTGTTCAGCACGGTGGCCGGGAACGCCCGGCCGGCGCTGGCCACGGTGAACCCGACGACGGGCGCGTACGACCCGTACATGTCGCTGCCGATCGCCGGGCTGCACAACGGCGGTGTCACCACCGTGATGAAGATCGACATCACCCCGGACGGCAGCGAACTGGTGGCCATCGGCAACTTCGACACCGTCGGCGGGACCAAGCACCACCAGATCTTCATGCTGAACCTGACCGGCGCGTCGGCGGCGGTGGAGAACTGGCAGACGAACTTCTACAACACCGCCTGCTCGAGTTCCTTCGACACCTACATGCGCGACCTGGACTTCTCCCCGGACGGCTCGTACTTCGTCGTCTCGACGACCGGCGCGTACGGCGGGTCGATGGCCGCCTGCGACTCGACGGCCCGGTGGAACACCAGTGCCCGCGGTTCCGGACTGACGGCGCGGTGGATCAACAACACCGGCGGCGACACCACGTACGCGGTCGCCATCACCGGCACGGTGGTCTACACCGGTGGTCACGCCCGCTGGCAGAACAACCCGTTCGCCGGGGACACGCCCGGCCAGGGCGCGGTGTCGCGGCCGGGGATCGCGGCGCTCGACCCGGTCAACGGGCTGCCGCTGTCGTGGAACCCGACCAGGGACCGTGGCGTCGGCGTGTTCGACCTGCTGGCCACGCCCAACGGGTTGTGGGTCGGCTCGGACACCGACCGGATCGGCAACTCCGAGTACCACGCCCGGATCGCGTTCTTCCCGCTGACCGGCGGGACCACGATCGCGCCGAACGCCACCCCGACGCTGCCGAACGACATCTACGTCGCGGGCCGGCGGACCGGCACGATCATCGTCAACTGGGACAACACGCTGAACAAGTCCTTCCACAACGGGACGAGTCCGTCGCCGCTGTCCTCGGTCCCGAACGGCGGGGTGAGCTGGGGGACGAACCGCGGCGCGTTCATGCTCAACGGGCAGCTGTACGCGGGCTGGTCCAACGGAACCTTCGACCGGCGCAGCTTCGACGGGGCGACGCTGGGCGCCGCGACGCCGGTGAACACCGCCGACCAGTTGACGAACATGACCACCTGGCACAACAACGAGGTGCCGAACATCACCGGCATGTTCTACGACTCCGGCCGGATCTACTTCACCCGCTCGGGCAGCAACTCGCTCTTCTACCGGTACTTCACGCCGGAGAGCGACGTGGTCGGCGCGAACGTCTTCACCGCCACCGGAAACCTGACCGGGATCAACTTCTCCCAGATGAACGGGATGTTCCTGGCCGGCTCGACGCTGTACTGGGCCCAGTCGACCGACGGTACGCTGCGCCGGGCGACCTGGAACCCGGCGACCGGCCTCCCGGTCGCCGGCACCGCGCAGACACTGACGACCGGCATCGACTGGCGGGCGCGCACCCTGTTCCTCTACCAGGACGGCGGCGGCCAGGGCACGAACCAGCTGCCGACCGCCCAGGCCGGAGTTACCTGTACCGACCTGAGCTGCGCGTACTCGTCGACGGGTTCGAGTGACCCGGACGGCACGATCGCCTCGTACGCGTGGAACTTCGGCGACGGCGCCACCAGCACCGACGCGAACCCGACGCACCGGTACGCGGCCGCCGGGACGTACTCGGTCGCGCTGACCGTCACCGACAACCGGGGCGGTACGAACACCAAGACCCAGAACGTCACCGTGACCCACGTGAACCAGCTGCCGACAGCCGGCTTCGGCCAGTCCTGCGACAGCCTCACCTGCGCGTTCGACGGATCCGGGTCCACCGACACCGACGGCACGATCGCCACGTACGCGTGGAACTTCGGCGACAGCACGACGGGCAGCGGGGCGACCCCGTCGCACACGTACCCGGCGAGCGGGACGTACACCGTCAGCCTGACCGTCACCGACAACGAGGGCGGGACCAACACCACCTCGCACCAGGTCACGGTGAGTCGGGTGAACCAGGCGCCGACGGCGAGCTTCACCGCGAGCTGCACGGACCTGGCCTGCTCGGTCGACGCGGGCGCCTCGGCCGATCCGGACGGCACCCTCACCGGGTACGCCTGGGACTTCGGTGACGGCAACAATGGGACCGGGGCCACGGCATCGCACACGTACGCGGCGGCGGGGACGTACACGATCGGGCTGACCGTGACGGACAACGACGGCGTGACCGCTTCGACGACGCGCTCGGTGTCCGTGGTCGACCCGGCCAGGGCGATCGACTTCGTCGGCGCGAACCGGGTGAACGCGAACGCCACGACGTTCCCGGTCCAGGTCCCGGCCGGGGTCACCGCCGGTGACGCGCTGCTGCTGTTCTTCGCCGACAACGACCCGGCCCCGGCGATCACCGGGCCGGCCGGCTGGACGCTCGTCGATACGGTTGCCTCCAGCAACCAGGCGGGCCGGCTCTGGCGGAAGACGGCGACCGCGACCGACGCCGGGACCACCGTGCAGGTGACCACCTCGGCACTCACCAAGGCGGACGCCTCACTGCTCGCGTACCGCGGGACGGCGGCGAACCCGATCGCGAATTCCGCCACGGCGAGCGAGACGGTGACGCAGGCCGCGCACACCACGCCGACGCTGACCACGTCGACCGTGGGCGGCCGGCTGGTCAGCTACTGGGCCGAGAAGTCCTCGGCGACGACGACGATGACGGCACCGGCCGGGACCACCGTCCGGGCGAACAGCACCGGCAGCGGGTCGGGCCGGACCACGGCACTCGCCGTGGACAGCAACGCCCCCGTGGTCCCGGGGACGGTCGGCGGTCTCACCGCGACGGCCGACTCGGCCAGCGCGCGGGCGCTGATGTTCACCGTCGTGCTGGCGCCGAACTGAGAGACAGGAAGGGTCCGCGGTCACGACGGTGACCGCGGACCACCGGGGGAAGGAACGAGACTGGGGATGAGGGGTGGAAGTGGCAGGTAGACGTCTGAGTTCTGTCGTGCTGGCGATCGCGACCGCGATCGCCGTCTGGCTGGTACCCGTTCAGGCCACACAGGCCGTCCAGGTGCCACAGGACCGGGTCGTCAGCGACGATCCGGCCAACTTCACGCCGAACGTGCTCGACGGCTCGGTCAAGTCGATCGTGCAGGTCGGGAACACGATCCTGATCGGCGGTGTGTTCACCCAGATCCAAGCGGCCTCCGGCGGCCCGATCCTGGCCCGCCGGAACCTCGCCGCGTTCGACGCCACCACCGGCGCGATCAGTACCAGCTTCGCGCCGAATCCGGACGGCGAGGTGACCACGATCATCCCGTCCGGTGACGGGTCGACGGTCTACATCGGCGGCTCGTTCAACAATGTCAGCGGCGCGGCCTCGGTGAGCACGGCCCGGATCAACGCCACCACCGGCGCCCGGGTGACGACCTTCGTGCCGCCGGCGCTGACCGGCCGGATCAAGGACATGCGGCTGGTCGGCAACCGGCTCTGGCTGGCCGGCACCTTCACGCACGTGCAGGGCCGGGCGCAGGCCGCGCTCGCCACCGTGAACGCGACCACCGGCGCGTACGACCCGTACATGAGCCTGGTCATCGCCGGCGTGCACAACGGCGGCAACACCACCGTGATCAAGATGGACGTCAGCCCGAACGGCAACCAGCTGGTGGCCATCGGCAACTTCGACACCATCTCCGGGTCGCAGCACCACCAGGCGTTCATGCTGAACCTGAGCGGCGCGTCCGCGGCGGTGGAGAACTGGCAGACCAACTTCTACAACACCGCCTGCTCACGCTCGTTCCAGACCTACATGCGCGACCTGGACTTCTCGCCGGACGGCTCGTACTTCGTCATCTCCACCACCGGCGCGTACGGCGGGGCGGGGACGGCGTGCGACTCGACCGCCCGCTGGAACTCCAACGCACGCGGCAGCGGCCTGACGTACTACTGGCTGAACAACACCGGCGGCGACACCACGTACGCCGTCGCGGCCACCGGGACCGCGGTCTACGTCGGCGGGCACCAGCGCTGGCAGAACAACCCGTTCGCCGGTGACCGGGCCGGTCAGGGCGCCGTGTCCCGGCCGGGCATCGCCGCCCTCGATCCGGCCAACGGCCTGCCGTTCTCGTGGAACCCGACCAGGGAACGCGGGGTCGGCGTGTTCGACCTGCTCGCCACCTCGACCGGGTTGTGGGTCGGTTCGGACACCGAGCACCTCGGGCAGAACTTCGAGTACCACCCGCGGATCGCGTTCTTCCCGCTCTCCGGGGGCACGCTGATCCAGCCCAACGTGACACCGACGTTGCCGGGCACGATCTACCAGGCCGGTCCGCGGAACCCGCAGGCCGACACGGTCACCCGGACGACGTACGACGGGACCACGTTCGGGACGCCGGCCTCGGCCGGGAACGGCGGGATCACCTGGGGTTCGACGAACCGCGGTGCGTTCATGCTCAACGGGTCGCTGTACGCCGGCTGGTCGGACGGGACGTTCAACCGGCGCACCTACAACGGCACCACGTTCGGGACGCCGACGGCGATCAACACCGGGGACCTGCTCGTGAACATGACCACCTGGCACAGTGAGGTGGCCCAGATCTCCGGCATGTTCTTCGACAGCGGCCGGATCTACTACACGCTCGCGGGGCAGTCGAGCCTGTTCTACCGGTACTTCACGCCGCAGAGCGGGGTCGTCGGCGCGCTCCGGTACACCGCGACCGGCAACGTCGCGGGGATCAACTGGTCCCAGGTCCAGGGCATGTTCGTCACTCCGACCGCGATCTACTGGGCGAGCTCGGTGGACGGCGATCTGCGCCGGGCCGGCTGGTCCCAGGCGACGGGGGTACCGACCGGGTCGTCGACCGTGGTCTCGACCGGAGAATGGAGGTCCCGGGCACTCTTCCTGTTTCTAGGTGTCCAGGCGCCTCCGAACCAGAACCCGGTGGCCCAGGTCGGGATCAGCTGCAGCGGACTGAGCTGCACGTACTCCTCGGCCGGCTCGTCGGACCCGGACGGCTCCATCGCGTCGTACGCGTGGACCTTCGGTGACGGCGGGACGTCGACCGCGGCGAACCCGACGCACACCTACACCACGGCCGGGACGTACTCGGTCTCGCTCACCGTCACCGACAACTCCGGTGGGACCGGACAGCGGACCCAGTCCGTCAGCGTCGCACCGGTGGGCGCGAGCCCGATCACGTTCGTCGGGGCGAACAGCGTGAACACGAACGCCACGCAGTTCAACGTCACCGTGCCACCAGGGACTCCGGCCGGCGCGTTGCTGCTGCTGACCTTCACCGACAACGACCCGGCGCCGACGGTGACGGGTCCGGCCGGCTGGACCCAGGTGCATACGGCGAGCTCGACCAACCAGCAGGGCCGGGTGTGGCGCAAGACGGCCACCGCGGCCGACGCGGGCAGCGTCGTCGGCGTGACGACGTCCGCACTCACCAAGGGCAGTGCGACCGTCCTCGCGTACTCCGGCGTCTCCGGGACCACACCGGTCGCGGCGTCGGCGGCGGGGAGCGAGACGGTCGCGCAGAACGCCCACACGACGCCGACGGTGGCCTCCTCGGTCAGCGGCGCGCGCCTGATCAGTTACTGGGGCGAGAAGTCGTCCGCCACGACGACCCTCACCCCGCCGGCCGGTCTGACGGTGCGTGCCGCCACGACCGGTAGCGGGTCGGGCCGGATCACCACCTTGGTGGGGGACAGCGGCCCGTTCAGCCCCGGCACGCTCGGCGGCCTGACCGCGGTCGCGGACTCCGCGTCGGCGCGGGCCTTGATGTTCAGCGTCGTGGTGGCACCGGCGCCGTAGTACAGCGGGACAACCGGTGGACCGGAGCTCTTCCCGCGGAGCGCGTTCCGGTCCACCACACCGAGGGCCTTGGCTGGGGGGAGGCGCCGGACACCGGCGTTCCAGCCGAGCCCGTGTACAGGGGGTTGAGATGGCCTTACGCCGTTGGCCGTTGTTCGCCGTTGTCCTCGCGTTGGTGGCCGCACTCGGCCTCGCGGCGACCGAACGGGAAGCGGACGCAGTCCAGCTGCCGCAGACCACGATCGTCAGCGACAACCCGGTGGACTGGACCCCGCACGCGCTCAACGGAGAGGTCCACGCGCTGATCCAGATCGGGAACCGGGTGATCGTCGGCGGGACGTTCACCACGATCCGGTCGGCGACCAGTTCGACCCAGATCAGCCGGCGCTCGATCTTCGCGTACAACGCGACCACCGGCGCCCTGGATCCCACCTTCCTGCCGGTGGTGAACGGGTCGGTCGACACGTTGCTGGCCAGTGACGACGGGCAGTCGGTGTACATCGGCGGCGGCTTCACGACCGTCAACGGCACCAGCCAGCCGCGGCTGGCCCGGGTGAACCTGGACAACGGCAGCCTGGTCACCACGTTCCGGCCGAGCGTCAACCGGCAGGTGTACGACCTCAAGAAGTCCGGCGGGCGGCTGTACCTCGGCGGGCTGTTCACGGCGGTCGGCGGCCAGCCGCGGACCGTCCTGGCGGCGGTCGACCCGGACACCGGCGCGGTCGACCCGTTCCTCGCGATCACCTTCGCCGCGCCGGTCCGGGGGGCCGAGCTGCAGGTGGACAAGTTCGACATCACCCCGGACGGCAGCAAGCTGATTGCCATTGGCAACTTCTCGCAGGTGGGCGGGCTGTCCCGGACCCAGATCGTCATGCTGGACCTGGCCGGCGCCACCGCCACGGTCCGCAACTGGCACACGGCCCGGTTCGAACCGGACTGCTCCTCGCAGTTCTGGACGTACGTGCACGACGTCGACTTCTCGCCGGACGGCGCGTACTTCGTCGTCGTCACCACGGGCGGCACCCCACCGAACCGGCTGTGCGACTCGGCGTCGCGCTGGGAGACCAACGCGACCGGGAGCAACCTGCAGCCGAGCTGGATCAACTACACGGGCGGTGACACGCTCTGGAGCGTCGGGATCACCAGTGTCGCGGTGTACATCGGTGGTCACCAGCGCTGGGTCAACAACACCGGCGGCAGCAACAACGCGGCGCCGGGCGCGGTCTCCCGGGAGGGTCTGGCCGCGCTCGACCCGCTGAACGGCCTGCCGTTCTCCTGGAACCCGACCCGGACCCGCGGGGTCGGCGTCTTCGACCTGACCGCGGTCCCGGGCGGGCTGCTGATGGGCAGCGACACCGACCGGGTCGGCCAGAACTACGAGTTCCACGGCCGGCTGGCGATGTTCCCGAACTCGTCCCTGGTCCCGCCGCCCGGGTACACCGGCCAGCTGCCCGGCCCGGTGTACCGGCTGGGCGCGACCACGACGGTCCGCTCGTACGACGGCACCACGGCCGGCTCGGCGAACCCGGTGAACACCGGCACCACCAGCTTCGCGAACGCGCGCGGCGCGGTGATGATCGACGGCAACCTGTACACCGGGACGACCGACGGCACGCTGACCCGCCGGACCTTCAACGGCACCACGTTCGGTCCGGCGGCGACCGTGAACCTGCGCGGCCTGACCGCCTTCGCGACCGACCTGCGGAACGCGACCGGGATGTACTTCAGCAACGGCCGGCTGTTCTATACCGTGGCCGGCCAGTCCTCGCTGTACTACCGGTACTTCACCCCGGAGAGCCAGGTGGTCGGCGCCAGCCGGTTCGTGGCCAGCGGCAACCTCACCGGGGTGAACTGGAGCCAGGTGGCCGGGATGTTCCTGTCCGGCAACCAGTTGTACTGGGCGACCAGCGGTGACGGCAACCTGCACCGGGTGAACTTCGCGAACAACGTCCCGGTGGCCGGGACCGCGGTCGTGGTCAGCGGTCCGGGGATCGACGGCCAGGACTGGCGGTCGCAGGGCTCGTTCCTGCTCGCCGGCACCGGCCCGGTCCCGAACATCCGACCGTCGGCCGCCTGGTCCGGGACCTGCGACCTGCTGGCCTGCGACTTCAGCGGGACCGGCTCCAGCGACCCGGACGGCAGCATCGCGACGTACGAGTGGGACTTCGGCGACGGCAGTACGGCGACCGGGGCGACCCCGTCGCACACGTATACGGCGCCCGGCTCGTACACGGTGACGCTGACGGTGACCGACAACGAGGGCGCGACCGGGACCGACAGCCGGCCGCTGACCGTGTCCGACGTCGCGAACCCGATCGAGTTCGTCGGCGCCAACTCGTCGAACCAGAACGCGTTGACCCATACCGTGACGGTGCCACCGGCAACGAGTGCGGGCGACGGGTTGCTGCTGTTCTTCACCCAGAACACCTCGGCGACCCTGACCGGACCGACCGGCGTGACCGGCTGGACGTTGCTCCGGACCGTCACCGGCTCGGGGTACGTCACCAGGGTCTGGCAGAAGGTGGCTGGACCGAACGACGCGAACCAGAGCGTGTCGGTGAACCTGTCCGCCTACAGCAAGGCGGGTCTCACCGTCGCGGCGTACTCGGGCACGAGCCAGACGAGCCCGGTGGGCGCCTTCGCCTCGGCGACCGAGACGGTGACCAGGGCCGGTCACACGACCCCGGTGATCAACTCGACGATCCCGGGCGCGTGGCGCGTGTCGTACTGGGCGGACAAGTCCTCGGCGACGACGGCCTGGACGGCGCCGGCGGGGGAGCAGGTCCGCAGTACGTCCTTCGGTCTGCCGAGCGGCTACATCTCCACGCTGCTGACGGACCGGGGTGCCGCGGTACCGACGGGATCGCAGGGCGGCCTCACCGCGACCGCGAACAGCTCGAACTCCTCCGCGACCATGTGGACCCTGCTGTTGAGTCCGCGATGAACCGAAGAGGGTGGATCGCCGTGGGGACGGCGTTGGTCGTCCTCGGTACGGCAACGGGGTGCGGTCCGGCCGCGGGCGAGGACGGTGCGATGGACGAGATCGCGTCCACCGCGACACCGCCGCCGCCACAGTTGCTGCTCACGTTCGACGACCAGGAAGCAGGATCAGCCGCGGGACGCGAGATCCGCAGCGACGGCGGCTCCGCGGCCATCGTCGAGATGCTCACCGTCAACAAGGCCACGGCCGCCTTCGAGAAGGGGAGCAACGGCAGCACGGCGCTGAGGTTCCCGGCGTACTCGGGCACGTCGTCAGGCTCGTTCGCGGCACTGCGGATCGAGCCGGAGGAGTGGTTGTCGCCGGGCGAAGCGGAGTTCACGTTCGGCGCCGACATCAGACTCAACAAGCTCACCAACGGCAGCGAGATCGACAACGGCGACAACGTCCTCCAAAGGGGGCTCTTCGCCGACTCGGCCCAGTACAAGATCCAGGTCGACAAACACCGCCCCTCCTGCGTGATCCGCGGCAGCGAGGGCGCGGTGGTGGTGAAGTCCAAACAAGACCTGGACCCGGCCAAGTGGTACCGCCTGAGCTGCCACCGCCTGGACCGCACGGTCACGCTGACCGTGTCGGAGGTGGGGTCGGACGCGGCACCTCTCGTGGTGGAGAAGACAGGCGCCATCGGCACCCTCGACCTGATCGGAACCGAGCCGCTCTCCATAGGAGCCAAAATAGGAGCAGACGGCGAAGTAGTCCGCTCCAGCACAGACCAGTTCAACGGCTGGATCGACAACGTCAGCTACCTGAGAATCTGAAGTGTCTGCGCGTGGTTGATGTCGGCACGCAGGTGACGCGAGCCCAGCGCCCAACCACCCAGCAAGCTGGGGAGTTGGGCCGGGGCTGCCGGACGTGCAGCACTCATCAACCTGGGCGGCCGGCTGGGTGTCGGACTGGAGTAGGCGTGCAGGGCGTGGGGCGGTCGGTTGGTGGGGAGGTTGGATGCTCCTATGGATGTCAAGTAGTGGCTGGTTGCTTGTTGGTGGTGGGTTGTGTTTGGCGGAGTGTGTAGTAGATCTCGCGGGCGATGAGTCGTTTGAGGCAGCGGATGGTGTCTTTTTTGGACAGGCCGTCGGCGGTGCGTTTGGCGAGGTAGGTGTGGGTGCGTGGGTCCCAGCGGAGTCGGTTGATGACGATGAGGTAGAGGGCTTTGTTGGCTTGGCGGTCGCCGCCGCGGTTGAGGCGGTGGCGTTGTGTTTGGCCTGAGGATGCGGGGATCGGGGCGGCGCCGCAGAGCATCGCGAAGGCGGCTTCGGAGTGGATCCGTTCGGGGTTGGGGCCGGCGGTGACCAGGAGCTGCCCGGCGATGTCGGGGCCGACTCCGGTGAGCTGGAGAAGGGCCGGGTTGATCGTTTCGATCAGTGCTGTGATGAGGGTGTCGAGCTCGGCGATCTCTTGTTGGGCGGTGGTGTAGCGGCGTGCCAGTGAACGCAGCGCGGTTTTGACGGCTTGTTCGGGGACGCCGATCTGGGTGGAATCGGGTCGCAGGTTGCGGCAGGTGTGGATCAGGCGGGCGGTGGTGAGGCCTCGTAGCTGGTCGCGCAGACCATGGGGTGCGGTCACGATCAGGGCTTTGATCTGGCGCATGCAGCCGGCGCGTTGGTCGACGGCGCTGGTGCGGGCGACCCGCAGGTTCCGCAGCGCCTCGACCTGGCTGTCGCGGTTTTTGGGGGTGCCGGTGCGGACTTTGCCCAGGGCGGCGCGGGCGGCGGCTTCGGCATCGATCGGGTCGGATTTCCCGGCCCGGCGGCGGGTCTTACGGTTCGGCCGGTCGATCTCGACGACCGTGATGCCTTGCTCGCTCAGATAGGTCGTCAGACCGGCCCCGTAGGCGCCGGTGCCCTCCACTCCGGCCAGGACCAGCCGCCCGAACGACCGCAGCCAGGCCAGCAGCGCGGCATAGCCGGCCCGGGTGGTGGGAAACGTGGCATGGCCGAGCATCCGGCCGGTCTGATCGATCGCGGCCGCGGTGTGAGTGTCTCGGTGGGTGTCGACACCACCGGTGATCTCGACCTGGGACCGGGCCTCTGCTCGTGGCATGGTGGGTACTGCCGTCCTTCCACTGGCTAGGGATGAGGGCGGCACGCACCAGCCGAGGCGAGCGGACAAGACAGTGATGGGTGCCTGCTGGCACAGGCTCCTATGAGGTCACAAACCCCTCGTCCGGTGAGTGCACGTGACCCCCGCAGTGGTCGACCGACATATCCAATTCAAGACCCGGGACTGCCCCGAGTTCAGTTGACTCGTGGGGTGTGGTGGTTCAGGCCGCGAGTACGACCGGTTGAAGTGTCTCAAACTCGATGGGTGTGAGTTTGCCGAGGCCGCGTTGGCGGCGTCGGCGGTGGTAGGTGGTCTCGATCCAGGACACGATCGCCAGACGCAGTTCGTGTCTGGTGGTCCAGCGTCGTCGGTCCAGAACATTCTTCTGCAGCAGGGCGAAGAATGACTCCATCGCGGCGTTGTCGCCGCAAGCTCCGACGCGGCCCATTGATCCGCGCAGCTGGTAGGCCTTCAAGACCCGGACGAATTTCGTGGACCGGAACTGGCTGCCGCGATCCGAGTGCACGATCAGATTGGCAGTTGGTGCCCGCAAGGCGATCGCGTTCCGCAGCGCTGACACCGCCAGGGACGCCTTCATTCGTGACCCGATCGAGTAACCGACGATCCGGTTGGAGTAGACGTCCTTGATCGCGCAGAGGTAGAGCTTGCCCTCAGCTGTGGCGTGTTCGGTGATGTCGGTCAGCCAGATCAGGTTCGGTCCGGCCGCGCTGAACCCGCGTTTCACCAGGTCGTCGTGCACCGGTGGGCCGGCCTTGCGGGTCAGGCCGCGTTTCTTGGCGTGGATCGACCAGATCCGCTCCTGCGAGCACAACCTGGCGACCCGGTTCTCACCCGCGGCGACTCCGGCGTCGGCGAGCTCGTCGGCGATCAACCGGTACCCGAACGTCGGGTCATCGGCGTGAATGTCGATGGCGACGTTGATCAGGTGCGCATCGTCGAAATC encodes the following:
- a CDS encoding PKD domain-containing protein; the protein is MALRRWPLFAVVLALVAALGLAATEREADAVQLPQTTIVSDNPVDWTPHALNGEVHALIQIGNRVIVGGTFTTIRSATSSTQISRRSIFAYNATTGALDPTFLPVVNGSVDTLLASDDGQSVYIGGGFTTVNGTSQPRLARVNLDNGSLVTTFRPSVNRQVYDLKKSGGRLYLGGLFTAVGGQPRTVLAAVDPDTGAVDPFLAITFAAPVRGAELQVDKFDITPDGSKLIAIGNFSQVGGLSRTQIVMLDLAGATATVRNWHTARFEPDCSSQFWTYVHDVDFSPDGAYFVVVTTGGTPPNRLCDSASRWETNATGSNLQPSWINYTGGDTLWSVGITSVAVYIGGHQRWVNNTGGSNNAAPGAVSREGLAALDPLNGLPFSWNPTRTRGVGVFDLTAVPGGLLMGSDTDRVGQNYEFHGRLAMFPNSSLVPPPGYTGQLPGPVYRLGATTTVRSYDGTTAGSANPVNTGTTSFANARGAVMIDGNLYTGTTDGTLTRRTFNGTTFGPAATVNLRGLTAFATDLRNATGMYFSNGRLFYTVAGQSSLYYRYFTPESQVVGASRFVASGNLTGVNWSQVAGMFLSGNQLYWATSGDGNLHRVNFANNVPVAGTAVVVSGPGIDGQDWRSQGSFLLAGTGPVPNIRPSAAWSGTCDLLACDFSGTGSSDPDGSIATYEWDFGDGSTATGATPSHTYTAPGSYTVTLTVTDNEGATGTDSRPLTVSDVANPIEFVGANSSNQNALTHTVTVPPATSAGDGLLLFFTQNTSATLTGPTGVTGWTLLRTVTGSGYVTRVWQKVAGPNDANQSVSVNLSAYSKAGLTVAAYSGTSQTSPVGAFASATETVTRAGHTTPVINSTIPGAWRVSYWADKSSATTAWTAPAGEQVRSTSFGLPSGYISTLLTDRGAAVPTGSQGGLTATANSSNSSATMWTLLLSPR
- a CDS encoding PKD domain-containing protein; translated protein: MRKTLLCGLTALVTALAGWLVLVGPPADAVQVSQDRVVSDDPANWTPNVLDGSVKSIQQFGNRILIGGVFSQIQSRDGTTTYTRNNLAAFNATTGEIDATFAPNPDGEVTTIIPSGDGTTAYVAGYFNNISGGGSASLAKINVTTGARVSGFKPPKLDGRIRDLRLSNGRLWIAGLFSTVAGNARPALATVNPTTGAYDPYMSLPIAGLHNGGVTTVMKIDITPDGSELVAIGNFDTVGGTKHHQIFMLNLTGASAAVENWQTNFYNTACSSSFDTYMRDLDFSPDGSYFVVSTTGAYGGSMAACDSTARWNTSARGSGLTARWINNTGGDTTYAVAITGTVVYTGGHARWQNNPFAGDTPGQGAVSRPGIAALDPVNGLPLSWNPTRDRGVGVFDLLATPNGLWVGSDTDRIGNSEYHARIAFFPLTGGTTIAPNATPTLPNDIYVAGRRTGTIIVNWDNTLNKSFHNGTSPSPLSSVPNGGVSWGTNRGAFMLNGQLYAGWSNGTFDRRSFDGATLGAATPVNTADQLTNMTTWHNNEVPNITGMFYDSGRIYFTRSGSNSLFYRYFTPESDVVGANVFTATGNLTGINFSQMNGMFLAGSTLYWAQSTDGTLRRATWNPATGLPVAGTAQTLTTGIDWRARTLFLYQDGGGQGTNQLPTAQAGVTCTDLSCAYSSTGSSDPDGTIASYAWNFGDGATSTDANPTHRYAAAGTYSVALTVTDNRGGTNTKTQNVTVTHVNQLPTAGFGQSCDSLTCAFDGSGSTDTDGTIATYAWNFGDSTTGSGATPSHTYPASGTYTVSLTVTDNEGGTNTTSHQVTVSRVNQAPTASFTASCTDLACSVDAGASADPDGTLTGYAWDFGDGNNGTGATASHTYAAAGTYTIGLTVTDNDGVTASTTRSVSVVDPARAIDFVGANRVNANATTFPVQVPAGVTAGDALLLFFADNDPAPAITGPAGWTLVDTVASSNQAGRLWRKTATATDAGTTVQVTTSALTKADASLLAYRGTAANPIANSATASETVTQAAHTTPTLTTSTVGGRLVSYWAEKSSATTTMTAPAGTTVRANSTGSGSGRTTALAVDSNAPVVPGTVGGLTATADSASARALMFTVVLAPN
- a CDS encoding IS3 family transposase (programmed frameshift) — encoded protein: MPKAFPLEFRRDVVAVARKGEAPIAQVAKDFGISVSCLQRWLKLADIEDGHQSGATREESAELREVKKRNRQLEQENEILRRAAAYFARDVNPKMMYPLVLDLAADAIPVAVTCRVLGFTTQAFYKWRKNPVTQRDFDDAHLINVAIDIHADDPTFGYRLIADELADAGVAAGENRVARLCSQERIWSIHAKKRGLTRKAGPPVHDDLVKRGFSAAGPNLIWLTDITEHATAEGKLYLCAIKDVYSNRIVGYSIGSRMKASLAVSALRNAIALRAPTANLIVHSDRGSQFRSTKFVRVLKAYQLRGSMGRVGACGDNAAMESFFALLQKNVLDRRRWTTRHELRLAIVSWIETTYHRRRRQRGLGKLTPIEFETLQPVVLAA
- a CDS encoding IS110 family transposase, which encodes MPRAEARSQVEITGGVDTHRDTHTAAAIDQTGRMLGHATFPTTRAGYAALLAWLRSFGRLVLAGVEGTGAYGAGLTTYLSEQGITVVEIDRPNRKTRRRAGKSDPIDAEAAARAALGKVRTGTPKNRDSQVEALRNLRVARTSAVDQRAGCMRQIKALIVTAPHGLRDQLRGLTTARLIHTCRNLRPDSTQIGVPEQAVKTALRSLARRYTTAQQEIAELDTLITALIETINPALLQLTGVGPDIAGQLLVTAGPNPERIHSEAAFAMLCGAAPIPASSGQTQRHRLNRGGDRQANKALYLIVINRLRWDPRTHTYLAKRTADGLSKKDTIRCLKRLIAREIYYTLRQTQPTTNKQPATT
- a CDS encoding PKD domain-containing protein, with the protein product MAGRRLSSVVLAIATAIAVWLVPVQATQAVQVPQDRVVSDDPANFTPNVLDGSVKSIVQVGNTILIGGVFTQIQAASGGPILARRNLAAFDATTGAISTSFAPNPDGEVTTIIPSGDGSTVYIGGSFNNVSGAASVSTARINATTGARVTTFVPPALTGRIKDMRLVGNRLWLAGTFTHVQGRAQAALATVNATTGAYDPYMSLVIAGVHNGGNTTVIKMDVSPNGNQLVAIGNFDTISGSQHHQAFMLNLSGASAAVENWQTNFYNTACSRSFQTYMRDLDFSPDGSYFVISTTGAYGGAGTACDSTARWNSNARGSGLTYYWLNNTGGDTTYAVAATGTAVYVGGHQRWQNNPFAGDRAGQGAVSRPGIAALDPANGLPFSWNPTRERGVGVFDLLATSTGLWVGSDTEHLGQNFEYHPRIAFFPLSGGTLIQPNVTPTLPGTIYQAGPRNPQADTVTRTTYDGTTFGTPASAGNGGITWGSTNRGAFMLNGSLYAGWSDGTFNRRTYNGTTFGTPTAINTGDLLVNMTTWHSEVAQISGMFFDSGRIYYTLAGQSSLFYRYFTPQSGVVGALRYTATGNVAGINWSQVQGMFVTPTAIYWASSVDGDLRRAGWSQATGVPTGSSTVVSTGEWRSRALFLFLGVQAPPNQNPVAQVGISCSGLSCTYSSAGSSDPDGSIASYAWTFGDGGTSTAANPTHTYTTAGTYSVSLTVTDNSGGTGQRTQSVSVAPVGASPITFVGANSVNTNATQFNVTVPPGTPAGALLLLTFTDNDPAPTVTGPAGWTQVHTASSTNQQGRVWRKTATAADAGSVVGVTTSALTKGSATVLAYSGVSGTTPVAASAAGSETVAQNAHTTPTVASSVSGARLISYWGEKSSATTTLTPPAGLTVRAATTGSGSGRITTLVGDSGPFSPGTLGGLTAVADSASARALMFSVVVAPAP